The genomic DNA CGTCGTCGACCACCTGGTGCGCGCCACCGGAGCCGAGCCGCGCGACTACATCATGGGCAGCGAGCCCGCGCGCGAGAGCTCGCCCTCGATGCTCGGGGCCGTGTGGCGCTTCAGCGCGCGGCGCACCGCCGTGGCGTGGGCGCTCTTCATGACGATCCTGCTCGCCTACTACATCTGCCTGCTGTGGATGCCGAAGATCCTCGTGGGGGCCGGGTTCGTCGAGGCCAAGGCGTTCCTCACGACGGCGGGCATGGCCCTCGTGGGCGTCCTCGGCGTGATTGTGGCAGCCCTGCTCGTCGAGCGAGTCGGCCGGCGGATCCTCCTGGCGATCAGCGCCCCCGCAGCCCTGCTGTGCCTCATCGCAGCCAGCATGCGCCTGCACGACGCCGCCTGGGTCACGGCCTGGCTCCTCGGGTACGGGTTCCTCATCCAGGTGGCCATCCCGGTCCTCTACGCCTACGTCTCCGAGCTGTACCCCACACGGCTGCGGGCCAGCGGGTTCGGGTGGGCCTCGGCCGCGTCCCGTGTTGCCGCGGGCCTCGGGCCGCTCGCCGTGGTGGGCGTGCTGTGGCCGACCATCGGCATCACCGGCTCGTTCTGGGTGCTCCTGGGGCTCATCGTCGCGGCGCTGGGCCTGATGTGGGTGTGGGCGCCCGAGACCCGGGGCCTCGAGCTCGAGTAGCCGGGGGCACAGCGGCTCACTTTGCCCCAGCCCTTGTCAATCCACGTCTCGATTGAACAAACGAGGTCACGATTGACGGCGTTGCAGCCCGGAAACAGGCTTCGATGGCGACCTAGATTGTTCATTCCTGACGCAGTTTGACGGGGGCCGCGTGACGGGGACCCGCGCAAGGAGGCAGCGTCAGCTCGCGTCCGGCACCAGCTCACCTCCCACGGCAGCTCGCCAGGGTGGCCTTCGTGGTCTGAACAAGTTCATCGGGGCGGTGCACGACGTCGTCATACGTGAATCGCAGGCACGGGGTCCCGCGCGCCGCAAGCACGTTGGAGCGGCGGCGGTCATTGGCGAACGCCTCCCGCGACGAATGGAACTGGTAGCCGTCAAGCTCGATGACCACCTGGTCCTCGACCACCATGTCAACCCGGCCGACGCCCGGGATGTGCACCTGGGTCCTCACGGTGAGCCCGGCATTCCGGAGGGCTAGACGGGCAAGGGTCTCCAGCGGTGAATCCGCGCACTCCGACGCCTCGTCCACCATGTCCCGCAGACGGGCATTCCGGTTTCCCGGCAGACGGCCCAACAGCTGCCCCTTGGAGCACAGCCGCTGACCCAATGCCGATTCCAAAAGAATCCGGGCCTCGAGCTCGCCGACGCAGGTCAAACTGGCCACGAGCGCATCCTCCAGGCGAGCGAGCCCCGGCCTCTGCCGAGAATGAGGCGCCCTGTGGACCACGGCCGCCCGCGGGGGCCTGGCCGTCCGGGTCATGTGCGGGGCGGAGACCGCCCGCATCCCCCTCACCCCATACCGGCGAAGTGCGGAGACGCAGGTCAAGTCCGCCGCTGCCAGAACGGTGAGCCTCAGGTCCTCGCTCACGCCCGGAATTTCCACGACACCGCGCCCTGGCTTGGCCAAAGCCCCCGCCCGCACGAGCCTGCGGATGGCGGCTACGCTGCACCCGGCCCGCTGCAGATCGACGATGCGAGCAATGCCGCCCCACGCCCGGAGCTGGTCAAGAACGGCGTGGGACTGGCCATCAGTGATCATGCAGCCAGAGTGCCCCGGTGCAGCCCCTGCTGGTCGCGGAAGGCGCCTCTTCGTGGATAACTCATCGCAGCTGGCCGCCGTCAATTCACGTCATGATTGACCAAACTGCGCCACCATTGAAACCGTTTCTCGCGGATCGCAGCCCCCGAAGGTGACGCGGTTCGTCTGAAAGTGTCGTGAATCGGAAGAGGGGGCCGCTACTCCGCAGACGCGGCGAGGTCCCGCAGCACGTCGACGAGCATCTCGCGCTCCTCGACCTTGATCCGCTCGTGCAGCGACTCCTCGGTGTCATCCGGGCGCACCTCGACCGCGCGCTGGGCAATGATGGGCCCGGTGTCCACGCCCTCGTCCGCCCAGTGCACGGTGCAGCCGGTCACCTTGACGCCGTATGCGAGGGCGTCCCGAACGCCGTGGGCCCCGGGGAATGCGGGAAGCAGCGCCGGGTGGGTGTTGAGGTAGCGCCCGCCCACCGCATCAATAAAGGAGCCCGAAACGATCCGCATGAATCCCGCGGAGACAATCATGTCCGGGGCATGCGCGGCGCACTGGCGGGTCAGCTCCGCGTCCCACTCGGCGCGGCTCTCGAAATCCTTGGGCGCCACGACGAACGTGGGCAGCCCCGCCGCCTCGGCCCGCTCGAGCCCGAGAATGCCGGGACGGTCAGAGCCCACCGCCGCGATCTCGACGTCGAGCCGGCCTTTCGAGACGGCGTCGATGATCGCCTGAAGATTGGACCCTGAGCCTGAAACGAGCACGACAATACGCATGCCTTGAGCTTATCCAGGCAACTCCTCAGGCGGCACCACTAGAATTGCAGCGTGTCGCATCCAGCAGAGCCCTCGCCCTCCGGCAGCCCGTCCCCCGAGAAGACGGGCCCGGACGGCGCCCCGGGCGCTGAGGGGCCCCGCCCCGGCTGGCTCTTCCTCG from Falsarthrobacter nasiphocae includes the following:
- a CDS encoding MFS transporter, which encodes MTAPAPTGQLPTAAEIVQDLPFRWGVQGRIFLIGGLGFMFDAWDVTLNGVLAPLLVKHWHLSAGETALLGTSNLIGMGVGAFAWGAVADRLGRKTAFSLTLAMFGVFTVLGGLAPNYEIFLVMRFLAGMGLGGCVPVDYALVGEFTPARVRGRILTAMDGWWPVGAALCAATSAWILSVVHDWRLLMAVMVLPVALVFWVRLSVPESPLFLARRGREAEARAVVDHLVRATGAEPRDYIMGSEPARESSPSMLGAVWRFSARRTAVAWALFMTILLAYYICLLWMPKILVGAGFVEAKAFLTTAGMALVGVLGVIVAALLVERVGRRILLAISAPAALLCLIAASMRLHDAAWVTAWLLGYGFLIQVAIPVLYAYVSELYPTRLRASGFGWASAASRVAAGLGPLAVVGVLWPTIGITGSFWVLLGLIVAALGLMWVWAPETRGLELE
- a CDS encoding endonuclease domain-containing protein, whose product is MASLTCVGELEARILLESALGQRLCSKGQLLGRLPGNRNARLRDMVDEASECADSPLETLARLALRNAGLTVRTQVHIPGVGRVDMVVEDQVVIELDGYQFHSSREAFANDRRRSNVLAARGTPCLRFTYDDVVHRPDELVQTTKATLASCRGR
- the purN gene encoding phosphoribosylglycinamide formyltransferase, translated to MRIVVLVSGSGSNLQAIIDAVSKGRLDVEIAAVGSDRPGILGLERAEAAGLPTFVVAPKDFESRAEWDAELTRQCAAHAPDMIVSAGFMRIVSGSFIDAVGGRYLNTHPALLPAFPGAHGVRDALAYGVKVTGCTVHWADEGVDTGPIIAQRAVEVRPDDTEESLHERIKVEEREMLVDVLRDLAASAE